The Labrus bergylta chromosome 15, fLabBer1.1, whole genome shotgun sequence genome includes a region encoding these proteins:
- the eya4 gene encoding eyes absent homolog 4 isoform X6 produces MEASQDLSEQMVKKSHSESHVPDPSDTRSMEMQDLASPHNRVEGGDSTGSKLDKNNLGSPSITTNGTGVITSSGYSPRSASQYSPPLYPSKPYPHILSTPAAPPMPTYAGQPQFGSMQQSTVYTAYSQTGQAYGLSTYDLGVMLPGIKTESGLAQSQSPLQTGLSYSPGFTTPQPGQTAYSPYQMPGSSFTPSSGLYATNNSVSNPANYTATQQEYPSYTTFGQNQYAQYYSASTYGTYMTSNSVDGTGSTAAYQLQDPAPAMTGQAAELHPGDFDTVQSPSTPIKELDDRACRSGGSKSRGRGRKNNPSPPPDSDLERVFVWDLDETIIVFHSLLTGSYAQKYGKDPPMAVTLGLRMEEMIFNLADTHLFFNDLEECDQVHIDDVSSDDNGQDLGTYSFATDGFHAAATSANLCLATGVRGGVDWMRKLAFRYRRVKELYSTYKNNVGGLLGPAKRDAWLQLRAEVEALTDSWLTHALKSLSIISSRSNCVNVMVTTTQLIPALAKVLLYSLGSVFPIENIYSATKIGKESCFERIMQRFGRKVVYVVVGDGVEEEQAAKKHNMPFWRISSHSDLLALHQALEFEYL; encoded by the exons GTCTATGGAAATGCAGGACCTAGCCAGTCCTCATAACCGTGTGGAAGGTGGAGATTCAACAGGCTCAAAGCTGGACAAGAACAACCTTGGCAGCCCCTCCATCACCACCAATGGGACAGGAG TCATCACCAGCAGTGGATACAGCCCTCGTTCGGCCAGCCAGTACTCCCCTCCGCTCTACCCGTCCAA GCCATACCCTCACATCCTCTCCACACCGGCAGCTCCTCCCATGCCCACATACGCCGGTCAGCCCCAGTTTGGCAGCATGCAGCAGTCCACCGTCTACACGGCGTACTCCCAGACAGGACAGGCGTATGGTCTGTCCACCTATG ACCTGGGCGTAATGCTGCCGGGCATTAAGACAGAGAGCGGCCTGGCTCAGAGTCAGTCTCCTCTGCAGACGGGCCTCAGCTACAGCCCAGGCTTCACCACACCTCAGCCCGGACAAACTGCGTACTCGCCCTACCAGATGCCAG GTTCCAGTTTCACTCCTTCCTCAGGCCTCTACGCCACCAACAACTCAGTGTCCAACCCCGCCAACTACACTGCCACACAGCAG gaaTATCCCTCATATACGACGTTCGGCCAAAACCAGTACGCCCAGTATTATTCCGCCTCCACTTATGGGACTTATATGACCTCAAACAGTGTGGACGGCACAGGTTCCACAGCAGCCTACCAGCTGCAAGATCCAGCTCCGGCCATGACCGGACAGGCTGCTGAACTCCACCCAG GGGACTTTGACACAGTACAGAGCCCCTCCACGCCCATCAAAGAGCTGGACGACCGGGCCTGCAGGAGCGGGGGATCCAAGTCTCGAGGCAGGGGTCGCAAGAACAACCCGTCCCCTCCACCTGATAGTGACCTGGAG aGGGTGTTTGTGTGGGACCTGGACGAGACGATCATCGTCTTCCATTCACTGCTCACTGGCTCGTACGCACAGAAATATGGAAAG GACCCTCCTATGGCAGTAACGCTGGGTCTGAGGATGGAGGAGATGATCTTCAACTTGGCTGACACACACTTATTCTTTAATGACCTGGAG GAGTGTGACCAGGTACATATCGATGATGTTTCATCTGACGACAATGGCCAGGACTTAGG TACTTACAGTTTTGCAACTGATGGCTTCCATGCAGCTGCAACCAGCGCCAACCTGTGCCTGGCTACGGGCGTCCGCGGCGGGGTCGACTGGATGAGGAAGCTGGCCTTCCGCTACAGACGAGTCAAAGAGTTGTATAGCACGTACAAAAACAATGTGGGGG GTCTGCTGGGTCCTGCTAAAAGAGACGCCTGGCTGCAGCTCAGAGCAGAGGTGGAGGCTTTGACCGACTCCTGGCTGACCCATGCGTTAAAGTCCCTGTCCATTATCAGCTCCAG GAGTAACTGTGTAAACGTGATGGTGACCACGACGCAGCTCATACCAGCGCTGGCTAAAGTTCTCTTATACAGTCTGGGATCTGTTTTCCCCATCGAGAACATCTACAGTGCAACAAAAATAG gaaaagAGAGTTGCTTTGAACGCATAATGCAAAGGTTTGGCAGGAAAGTAGTGTATGTTGTAGTTGGTGACGGTGTGGAAGAGGAGCAGGCGGCCAAAAAG CACAACATGCCTTTCTGGAGGATATCCAGTCACTCTGACCTGCTGGCACTACACCAAGCACTGGAGTTTGAGTACCTGTAA
- the eya4 gene encoding eyes absent homolog 4 isoform X4 has protein sequence MEASQDLSEQMVKKSHSESHVPDPSDTRSMEMQDLASPHNRVEGGDSTGSKLDKNNLGSPSITTNGTGVKSEPMNSSDTVTTTGDTVLDTYTGSVITSSGYSPRSASQYSPPLYPSKPYPHILSTPAAPPMPTYAGQPQFGSMQQSTVYTAYSQTGQAYGLSTYDLGVMLPGIKTESGLAQSQSPLQTGLSYSPGFTTPQPGQTAYSPYQMPGSSFTPSSGLYATNNSVSNPANYTATQQEYPSYTTFGQNQYAQYYSASTYGTYMTSNSVDGTGSTAAYQLQDPAPAMTGQAAELHPGDFDTVQSPSTPIKELDDRACRSGGSKSRGRGRKNNPSPPPDSDLERVFVWDLDETIIVFHSLLTGSYAQKYGKDPPMAVTLGLRMEEMIFNLADTHLFFNDLEECDQVHIDDVSSDDNGQDLGTYSFATDGFHAAATSANLCLATGVRGGVDWMRKLAFRYRRVKELYSTYKNNVGGLLGPAKRDAWLQLRAEVEALTDSWLTHALKSLSIISSRSNCVNVMVTTTQLIPALAKVLLYSLGSVFPIENIYSATKIGKESCFERIMQRFGRKVVYVVVGDGVEEEQAAKKHNMPFWRISSHSDLLALHQALEFEYL, from the exons GTCTATGGAAATGCAGGACCTAGCCAGTCCTCATAACCGTGTGGAAGGTGGAGATTCAACAGGCTCAAAGCTGGACAAGAACAACCTTGGCAGCCCCTCCATCACCACCAATGGGACAGGAG TGAAATCAGAGCCTATGAACAGCAGCGACACAGTCACCACAACAGGCGACACAGTATTGGACACATACACAGGCTCAG TCATCACCAGCAGTGGATACAGCCCTCGTTCGGCCAGCCAGTACTCCCCTCCGCTCTACCCGTCCAA GCCATACCCTCACATCCTCTCCACACCGGCAGCTCCTCCCATGCCCACATACGCCGGTCAGCCCCAGTTTGGCAGCATGCAGCAGTCCACCGTCTACACGGCGTACTCCCAGACAGGACAGGCGTATGGTCTGTCCACCTATG ACCTGGGCGTAATGCTGCCGGGCATTAAGACAGAGAGCGGCCTGGCTCAGAGTCAGTCTCCTCTGCAGACGGGCCTCAGCTACAGCCCAGGCTTCACCACACCTCAGCCCGGACAAACTGCGTACTCGCCCTACCAGATGCCAG GTTCCAGTTTCACTCCTTCCTCAGGCCTCTACGCCACCAACAACTCAGTGTCCAACCCCGCCAACTACACTGCCACACAGCAG gaaTATCCCTCATATACGACGTTCGGCCAAAACCAGTACGCCCAGTATTATTCCGCCTCCACTTATGGGACTTATATGACCTCAAACAGTGTGGACGGCACAGGTTCCACAGCAGCCTACCAGCTGCAAGATCCAGCTCCGGCCATGACCGGACAGGCTGCTGAACTCCACCCAG GGGACTTTGACACAGTACAGAGCCCCTCCACGCCCATCAAAGAGCTGGACGACCGGGCCTGCAGGAGCGGGGGATCCAAGTCTCGAGGCAGGGGTCGCAAGAACAACCCGTCCCCTCCACCTGATAGTGACCTGGAG aGGGTGTTTGTGTGGGACCTGGACGAGACGATCATCGTCTTCCATTCACTGCTCACTGGCTCGTACGCACAGAAATATGGAAAG GACCCTCCTATGGCAGTAACGCTGGGTCTGAGGATGGAGGAGATGATCTTCAACTTGGCTGACACACACTTATTCTTTAATGACCTGGAG GAGTGTGACCAGGTACATATCGATGATGTTTCATCTGACGACAATGGCCAGGACTTAGG TACTTACAGTTTTGCAACTGATGGCTTCCATGCAGCTGCAACCAGCGCCAACCTGTGCCTGGCTACGGGCGTCCGCGGCGGGGTCGACTGGATGAGGAAGCTGGCCTTCCGCTACAGACGAGTCAAAGAGTTGTATAGCACGTACAAAAACAATGTGGGGG GTCTGCTGGGTCCTGCTAAAAGAGACGCCTGGCTGCAGCTCAGAGCAGAGGTGGAGGCTTTGACCGACTCCTGGCTGACCCATGCGTTAAAGTCCCTGTCCATTATCAGCTCCAG GAGTAACTGTGTAAACGTGATGGTGACCACGACGCAGCTCATACCAGCGCTGGCTAAAGTTCTCTTATACAGTCTGGGATCTGTTTTCCCCATCGAGAACATCTACAGTGCAACAAAAATAG gaaaagAGAGTTGCTTTGAACGCATAATGCAAAGGTTTGGCAGGAAAGTAGTGTATGTTGTAGTTGGTGACGGTGTGGAAGAGGAGCAGGCGGCCAAAAAG CACAACATGCCTTTCTGGAGGATATCCAGTCACTCTGACCTGCTGGCACTACACCAAGCACTGGAGTTTGAGTACCTGTAA
- the eya4 gene encoding eyes absent homolog 4 isoform X9, which yields MEASQDLSEQMVKKSHSESHVPDPSDTRSMEMQDLASPHNRVEGGDSTGSKLDKNNLGSPSITTNGTGGENMTVLNTADWLLGCSSPPPAPGSKDYVKSEPMNSSDTVTTTGDTVLDTYTGSVITSSGYSPRSASQYSPPLYPSKPYPHILSTPAAPPMPTYAGQPQFGSMQQSTVYTAYSQTGQAYGLSTYDLGVMLPGIKTESGLAQSQSPLQTGLSYSPGFTTPQPGQTAYSPYQMPGSSFTPSSGLYATNNSVSNPANYTATQQEYPSYTTFGQNQYAQYYSASTYGTYMTSNSVDGTGSTAAYQLQDPAPAMTGQAAELHPGDFDTVQSPSTPIKELDDRACRSGGSKSRGRGRKNNPSPPPDSDLERVFVWDLDETIIVFHSLLTGSYAQKYGKDPPMAVTLGLRMEEMIFNLADTHLFFNDLEECDQVHIDDVSSDDNGQDLGCNQRQPVPGYGRPRRGRLDEEAGLPLQTSQRVV from the exons GTCTATGGAAATGCAGGACCTAGCCAGTCCTCATAACCGTGTGGAAGGTGGAGATTCAACAGGCTCAAAGCTGGACAAGAACAACCTTGGCAGCCCCTCCATCACCACCAATGGGACAGGAG GTGAAAACATGACAGTTTTAAACACggctgattggctgttgggctGCAGCAGCCCGCCTCCTGCCCCGGGCTCCAAGGACTATG TGAAATCAGAGCCTATGAACAGCAGCGACACAGTCACCACAACAGGCGACACAGTATTGGACACATACACAGGCTCAG TCATCACCAGCAGTGGATACAGCCCTCGTTCGGCCAGCCAGTACTCCCCTCCGCTCTACCCGTCCAA GCCATACCCTCACATCCTCTCCACACCGGCAGCTCCTCCCATGCCCACATACGCCGGTCAGCCCCAGTTTGGCAGCATGCAGCAGTCCACCGTCTACACGGCGTACTCCCAGACAGGACAGGCGTATGGTCTGTCCACCTATG ACCTGGGCGTAATGCTGCCGGGCATTAAGACAGAGAGCGGCCTGGCTCAGAGTCAGTCTCCTCTGCAGACGGGCCTCAGCTACAGCCCAGGCTTCACCACACCTCAGCCCGGACAAACTGCGTACTCGCCCTACCAGATGCCAG GTTCCAGTTTCACTCCTTCCTCAGGCCTCTACGCCACCAACAACTCAGTGTCCAACCCCGCCAACTACACTGCCACACAGCAG gaaTATCCCTCATATACGACGTTCGGCCAAAACCAGTACGCCCAGTATTATTCCGCCTCCACTTATGGGACTTATATGACCTCAAACAGTGTGGACGGCACAGGTTCCACAGCAGCCTACCAGCTGCAAGATCCAGCTCCGGCCATGACCGGACAGGCTGCTGAACTCCACCCAG GGGACTTTGACACAGTACAGAGCCCCTCCACGCCCATCAAAGAGCTGGACGACCGGGCCTGCAGGAGCGGGGGATCCAAGTCTCGAGGCAGGGGTCGCAAGAACAACCCGTCCCCTCCACCTGATAGTGACCTGGAG aGGGTGTTTGTGTGGGACCTGGACGAGACGATCATCGTCTTCCATTCACTGCTCACTGGCTCGTACGCACAGAAATATGGAAAG GACCCTCCTATGGCAGTAACGCTGGGTCTGAGGATGGAGGAGATGATCTTCAACTTGGCTGACACACACTTATTCTTTAATGACCTGGAG GAGTGTGACCAGGTACATATCGATGATGTTTCATCTGACGACAATGGCCAGGACTTAGG CTGCAACCAGCGCCAACCTGTGCCTGGCTACGGGCGTCCGCGGCGGGGTCGACTGGATGAGGAAGCTGGCCTTCCGCTACAGACGAGTCAAAGAGTTGTATAG